A genomic window from Luteolibacter sp. LG18 includes:
- a CDS encoding helix-turn-helix transcriptional regulator: MSIADVAHRTRIPARVIEALEKDDYGSFPSPTYAKSFLAQYADFVGIDSSRWMDYFEPVAFTGTDDVLAIVDAPDSSHHHHHYHDPKAAEPRLAGSGRGMGSTLMLILITGGLIYACMKAWPELEKRFAGSDPGTPPPPPPKFIDEHAPKSLPTEAPAKQQAPNPTVIVSKPATRGADEPIPRAIIVD, encoded by the coding sequence ATGTCCATTGCGGACGTGGCACACCGCACCCGCATTCCGGCCCGAGTCATCGAGGCGCTGGAAAAGGACGACTACGGATCATTCCCGAGCCCGACCTACGCGAAGAGCTTCCTCGCGCAGTACGCGGATTTCGTCGGGATCGATTCCAGCCGTTGGATGGACTACTTCGAACCCGTCGCGTTCACCGGCACCGATGACGTGCTGGCGATCGTCGATGCCCCGGATTCCAGCCATCACCACCACCACTATCATGATCCAAAGGCGGCGGAACCCCGCCTCGCAGGCTCCGGCCGCGGCATGGGGTCGACGCTGATGCTGATCCTGATCACCGGCGGATTGATCTACGCGTGCATGAAGGCGTGGCCGGAGCTGGAAAAGCGCTTCGCCGGCTCCGACCCAGGCACGCCACCACCGCCGCCGCCGAAGTTCATCGACGAACACGCGCCGAAATCGCTGCCGACGGAAGCGCCCGCGAAACAACAAGCGCCGAATCCCACGGTGATCGTCTCGAAACCCGCCACCCGCGGAGCCGACGAACCGATCCCCCGGGCAATCATCGTCGATTGA
- a CDS encoding ATP-dependent DNA helicase RecQ gives MTESPQEPKPLVMTPHEALKRYFGFSGFLDGQESVVDDIVSGRDGLVVMPTGGGKSLCYQLPALCFGGVTLVISPLIALMKDQVDALVARGIPATMINSTVPWAEQKERLDGMRDGVYKLVYVAPERFRAESFLSAVRGANISLFAVDEAHCLSQWGHDFRPDYLRLGKSLDKLGRPQCVALTATATPVVREDIVTVLKLREPFERVSGFSRPNLSLGITAVEKAAHKDERMRAVIAAHKTGIVYCATRKKVEAVSETLASWGVKCIAYHGGLSDSERERAQEIFIQRKADVAVATNAFGMGIDRSDVRFVVHYEVPGSVEAYYQEAGRAGRDGEAAVCELLFNYADTRTQEFFIDGANPTPTVIRSIYQYLLNQADKEYEVHRTLDEIAEGADVKNPMSVGSALSVLARGGYIERFDIAGRRTRGTRMLKPDVLARGLQLDETSIGEKDRRDREKLKAMVEMCYSRICRQQWILGYFGEEDARTCGSCDVCRDGGAGEARPPTAEEVMVVKKALSGVARMSRRTPDGWEGRYGRGRIVQMLCGSRSQEVLTAGLDKLTTYGLLKDRGTGYLNGLMRALSDAGLVKTEPGEYPVVALTPSGDRVMRGDTNYRLVWPAADEGPANPGLKDHGFDGGLYSMLRDLRAKIADKEEVPPYVVFGNKTLEAFVLYRPATEEEALKISGVGVVKAQRYLKPFLAAIKTWRKSR, from the coding sequence ATGACCGAATCCCCGCAGGAGCCGAAACCCCTGGTGATGACGCCCCATGAGGCGTTGAAACGCTATTTCGGGTTCTCCGGTTTCCTCGATGGCCAGGAAAGCGTGGTGGACGACATCGTCTCGGGCCGGGATGGCCTAGTGGTGATGCCGACGGGCGGCGGAAAGTCGCTCTGCTACCAGCTCCCGGCGCTGTGTTTCGGCGGGGTCACGCTGGTGATCTCGCCGCTGATCGCACTGATGAAGGACCAGGTGGATGCCCTGGTGGCGCGCGGGATTCCGGCGACGATGATCAATTCCACGGTGCCATGGGCCGAGCAAAAGGAGCGGCTCGACGGTATGCGGGACGGCGTTTACAAGCTGGTCTACGTGGCTCCGGAGCGTTTCCGCGCGGAGAGTTTCCTGAGCGCCGTGCGCGGCGCGAACATCTCGCTGTTCGCGGTCGACGAGGCCCACTGCCTCAGCCAGTGGGGCCATGACTTCCGGCCGGACTACCTGCGGCTGGGCAAGTCCCTGGACAAGCTCGGCCGCCCGCAGTGCGTGGCCCTCACCGCCACCGCCACGCCGGTGGTGCGGGAGGACATCGTCACGGTGCTGAAACTGCGCGAGCCCTTCGAGCGGGTCAGCGGGTTCTCCCGCCCGAATCTCTCGCTCGGGATCACGGCGGTGGAAAAGGCCGCGCACAAGGACGAGCGGATGCGCGCGGTGATCGCCGCCCACAAGACGGGCATCGTCTATTGCGCCACCCGCAAGAAGGTGGAGGCCGTGTCCGAAACGCTGGCGAGCTGGGGCGTGAAATGCATCGCCTACCACGGCGGGCTTAGCGACTCCGAGCGCGAGCGCGCCCAGGAGATTTTCATCCAGCGCAAGGCGGACGTGGCGGTGGCGACGAACGCATTCGGCATGGGCATCGACCGCTCGGACGTCCGCTTCGTGGTCCACTACGAGGTGCCCGGCAGCGTGGAGGCCTACTACCAGGAGGCCGGTCGCGCGGGCCGTGACGGCGAGGCCGCGGTGTGCGAGCTGCTGTTCAACTACGCCGACACCCGCACGCAGGAGTTTTTCATCGATGGCGCGAACCCGACGCCCACCGTCATCCGGAGCATCTATCAGTACCTCCTCAATCAGGCGGACAAGGAATACGAGGTCCATCGTACCCTCGACGAGATCGCGGAGGGCGCGGACGTGAAGAACCCGATGTCCGTGGGCAGCGCTCTTTCGGTGCTGGCGCGCGGCGGCTACATCGAGCGCTTCGACATCGCCGGACGCCGCACCCGTGGCACCCGCATGCTGAAGCCGGACGTGCTGGCGCGCGGCCTCCAGCTCGATGAAACCTCGATCGGTGAAAAGGACCGCCGCGACCGCGAGAAGCTCAAGGCGATGGTGGAGATGTGCTACTCCCGCATCTGCCGCCAGCAGTGGATCCTCGGCTACTTCGGCGAGGAGGATGCCCGCACTTGCGGGAGCTGCGACGTTTGCCGGGACGGTGGCGCGGGGGAGGCCCGGCCGCCGACCGCAGAGGAGGTGATGGTCGTGAAGAAGGCGCTCAGCGGCGTGGCCCGCATGTCCCGCCGGACGCCCGATGGCTGGGAGGGCCGGTATGGCCGCGGCCGCATCGTCCAGATGCTGTGCGGCAGCCGGTCGCAGGAGGTGCTCACCGCCGGTCTCGACAAGCTGACCACCTACGGCCTGCTGAAGGACCGTGGCACCGGCTATCTCAATGGCTTGATGCGGGCGCTGTCCGATGCCGGACTGGTGAAGACCGAGCCGGGGGAATACCCGGTGGTGGCCCTGACTCCCTCCGGCGACCGCGTGATGCGCGGTGATACCAACTACCGGCTGGTGTGGCCCGCGGCGGACGAAGGTCCCGCGAATCCGGGCCTGAAGGACCACGGGTTCGATGGTGGCCTTTATTCCATGCTGCGGGACCTGCGGGCGAAGATCGCGGACAAGGAGGAGGTGCCGCCCTACGTGGTGTTCGGCAACAAGACGCTGGAGGCCTTCGTGCTCTACCGCCCGGCCACCGAGGAGGAGGCGCTTAAGATTTCCGGTGTGGGCGTGGTGAAGGCGCAGCGCTACCTGAAGCCGTTCCTGGCCGCGATCAAGACCTGGCGGAAATCCCGCTGA
- a CDS encoding PilT/PilU family type 4a pilus ATPase, with translation MPAIFDFVHSAFSTGATDLLLAEDQSPRVRINGEILVFDHDPLDRACLEDFWRDCNIDSSTTYEADLSWIAPDGSRLRVNLYQSLGKLCAVLRPIKHLVPDFAELGLPQDLLVNWLSHRSGLIVVSGPTGAGKSTTIASCLDWINHHYRRHIVTIEDPVEYVFENDLSHFSQRELGGDTMSFPHALRTALRQSPDIIFLGEIRDEDTAQVALRAAETGHLVLSTLHSPGATETLERLINLYPADQRDSSLQLLSSHLIGILTQRLLPSTSGTLHLVCESLQNEAAVREWIRNRQHAEIRDFLNRTETPGNVSMLRALAHSAIHGFISPATARAAAPNSQDLDRALRGYV, from the coding sequence ATGCCCGCCATTTTCGATTTCGTCCACAGCGCGTTCAGCACCGGTGCCACCGACCTCCTGCTCGCGGAAGACCAATCGCCGCGCGTCCGCATCAATGGCGAGATCCTGGTGTTCGACCACGACCCTCTCGACCGCGCCTGCCTGGAGGACTTCTGGCGGGACTGCAACATCGACTCCTCCACCACCTACGAGGCCGACCTGAGCTGGATCGCGCCCGATGGCTCGCGGCTGCGCGTGAACCTCTACCAGTCGCTCGGCAAGCTCTGCGCCGTGCTCCGCCCGATCAAGCACTTGGTCCCGGACTTCGCCGAACTCGGCCTGCCGCAGGACCTGCTCGTGAACTGGCTCTCCCACCGCAGCGGCCTGATCGTCGTCAGCGGCCCCACCGGCGCGGGCAAGTCCACCACCATCGCGAGCTGCCTGGACTGGATCAACCACCACTACCGCCGCCACATCGTCACCATCGAGGACCCGGTGGAATACGTCTTCGAAAACGACCTCTCGCACTTCTCCCAGCGCGAGCTCGGCGGCGACACGATGTCGTTCCCGCACGCGCTGCGCACCGCCCTGCGCCAGAGCCCGGATATCATCTTCCTCGGGGAAATCCGCGACGAGGACACCGCCCAGGTCGCCCTCCGCGCCGCGGAAACCGGCCACCTCGTGCTCTCCACGCTCCACAGCCCGGGCGCGACCGAGACCCTGGAGCGCCTCATCAACCTCTACCCGGCGGACCAGCGCGATTCCTCGCTCCAACTCCTGTCCAGCCACCTCATCGGCATCCTCACCCAGCGCCTCCTGCCCTCCACCAGCGGCACGCTCCACCTCGTCTGCGAATCGCTCCAGAACGAGGCCGCCGTGCGCGAGTGGATCCGCAACCGCCAGCACGCCGAGATCCGCGATTTCCTCAACCGCACCGAAACACCCGGCAACGTCTCGATGCTCCGTGCCCTGGCCCACTCCGCCATCCACGGCTTCATCAGCCCCGCCACCGCCCGCGCCGCCGCGCCGAATTCCCAGGACCTCGACCGCGCCCTCCGCGGCTACGTTTGA
- a CDS encoding PilT/PilU family type 4a pilus ATPase: MTELRDIDEYLRITVENRGSDLHLSVGAPPAARIHGALVPLEDFMLTPEASRTLIYSTLSEAQRARLETEWELDYAIEITGLGRFRGNIHFASSHLEAVFRHIPEHVPELSHLGHSETIEHLCNERRGLILVTGITGSGKTTTLASMVKRISETRSGVIITIEDPVEFVLPHRSCLIKQREIGKDTKNFSNALRQTLRQDPDVIVVSELRDLETIRIALTAAETGHLVLATLHTIDAPQTIDRLVDVFPADQQQQIISQLANVLEGVVCQRLLPKADGSGRALATEVMRVNYGLRALIRDRKIEQVVGLLEIGRKEGMHTIDDSLEFLLKRGDITLDEAFFQCRDRQRFLQFVPREPKVK, translated from the coding sequence ATGACCGAACTCCGCGACATCGACGAATACCTCCGCATCACCGTGGAGAACCGTGGTTCCGACCTCCACCTCAGCGTGGGCGCCCCGCCCGCCGCCCGCATCCATGGCGCGCTGGTACCGCTGGAGGACTTCATGCTCACCCCGGAGGCCAGCCGCACCCTGATCTACTCGACGCTCAGCGAGGCCCAGCGCGCCCGGTTGGAGACCGAGTGGGAACTCGACTACGCGATCGAGATCACCGGCCTCGGCCGCTTCCGCGGCAACATCCACTTCGCCAGCAGCCACCTCGAGGCCGTCTTCCGCCACATCCCGGAACATGTCCCGGAGCTCTCCCACCTCGGCCACTCCGAAACCATCGAGCACCTCTGCAACGAGCGCCGCGGCCTGATCCTCGTCACCGGCATCACCGGCTCCGGGAAAACCACCACGCTCGCCTCGATGGTGAAGCGCATTTCCGAAACCCGCTCCGGTGTCATCATCACCATCGAGGACCCCGTCGAGTTCGTGCTCCCGCACCGCTCCTGCCTCATCAAGCAGCGCGAGATCGGCAAGGACACCAAGAACTTCTCCAACGCCCTGCGCCAGACGCTGCGCCAGGATCCGGACGTCATCGTCGTCTCGGAGCTGCGCGACCTCGAAACCATCCGCATCGCCCTCACCGCCGCGGAAACCGGCCACCTCGTGCTCGCTACCCTCCACACCATCGATGCCCCGCAGACCATCGACCGTCTGGTGGACGTCTTCCCCGCCGACCAGCAGCAGCAGATCATCTCCCAGCTCGCCAACGTGCTGGAAGGGGTGGTCTGCCAGCGCCTGCTGCCGAAGGCGGACGGCTCCGGCCGCGCCCTCGCCACCGAGGTGATGCGCGTGAACTACGGCCTCCGTGCCCTGATCCGCGACCGCAAGATCGAACAGGTCGTCGGCCTGCTGGAGATCGGCCGCAAGGAAGGCATGCACACCATCGACGACTCCCTCGAGTTCCTCCTCAAGCGCGGCGACATCACCCTCGACGAAGCCTTCTTCCAATGCCGCGACCGCCAGCGCTTCCTGCAGTTCGTCCCGCGGGAACCGAAGGTGAAATGA